One window of the Branchiostoma lanceolatum isolate klBraLanc5 chromosome 3, klBraLanc5.hap2, whole genome shotgun sequence genome contains the following:
- the LOC136429816 gene encoding uncharacterized protein produces the protein MSVDLNSTMADDEVVQLNFGLHGNGRGRGAPGRGRGRGRGRAAAPLPPNPVGGPNPPPAAQHQPVPQDAPQPSGLTAAFARYRTLNPPPTTHGQFDDAPSRTARLRTIPKMLCRFDGTSPIPTWEEFETHFSTDRSYGEWDDALSKTVLLRQLTGDALQTYVTAPDPIKEGPCDLILDFMRKLFSRPNDPSHYEAELFALARRPNELPQALAVRIRRLIAKVHPQADQQTRDSLGLREFVGKITDKQMAWEVQRSKPETFHDAVIALQYYEDLKAQYQTQAQTSHPVNYTAPPPPAHVRQVSDPSPAPALDIQTVLASHRRELRELQQTHEQHVASLQDRFEIALGQARQPVDAHPRPSSKPRSPQTYNPPPRRDTKATECNYCHEDGHWKRECPQLLRAAARRQSGNDGWLA, from the coding sequence ATGTCGGTTGACTTAAACTCCACTATGGCTGACGACGAAGTCGTTCAGTTAAACTTTGGTCTCCATGGTAACGGGCGGGGCCGGGGCGCTCCGGGTAGAGGGAGGGGCCGCGGTCGTGGCAGGGCCGCCGCACCCCTTCCTCCCAACCCCGTGGGCGGTCCGAATCCTCCGCCCGCCGCCCAACATCAGCCCGTTCCACAAGACGCCCCCCAACCAAGCGGCCTCACCGCCGCTTTTGCCCGTTATAGGACCCTCAACCCTCCCCCTACGACCCACGGACAGTTCGATGATGCCCCTTCTCGTACCGCTCGCCTTAGGACCATCCCAAAGATGCTGTGTCGCTTCGATGGCACCTCTCCGATCCCCACGTGGGAAGAATTCGAAACTCACTTTTCGACCGACAGGTCCTACGGCGAGTGGGACGATGCGCTCAGTAAAACGGTGCTCCTCCGTCAGCTGACGGGGGACGCCCTTCAAACGTATGTCACGGCCCCGGACCCCATCAAAGAAGGGCCCTGCGACCTGATCCTCGACTTTATGCGGAAACTGTTCAGCCGGCCGAACGACCCATCACATTACGAGGCGGAGTTGTTCGCGCTGGCTCGTCGACCTAATGAGCTGCCCCAGGCCTTAGCGGTCCGAATTCGCCGTCTTATCGCTAAAGTGCACCCCCAGGCCGACCAACAGACCCGGGATAGCCTGGGTCTCCGGGAATTCGTGGGGAAAATAACTGATAAACAAATGGCATGGGAGGTGCAGAGGTCCAAACCGGAAACCTTCCACGACGCGGTCATCGCGTTACAGTACTACGAAGACCTCAAAGCACAATATCAAACTCAGGCTCAGACCTCACACCCTGTTAACTACACCGCCCCGCCTCCTCCCGCCCATGTCCGCCAGGTCAGCGACCCTTCCCCCGCTCCCGCGTTAGACATTCAAACTGTCCTGGCTTCCCACCGTCGGGAACTCCGGGAACTGCAGCAAACACATGAACAACACGTTGCGTCCCTCCAGGACCGCTTCGAAATCGCCCTGGGACAAGCCCGCCAGCCAGTAGACGCCCACCCACGTCCTTCTAGCAAGCCACGGTCCCCCCAGACCTACAACCCACCTCCCCGCCGCGACACGAAAGCCACTGAATGCAACTATTGCCACGAAGATGGCCACTGGAAGAGGGAATGCCCCCAGCTCTTGCGCGCCGCGGCACGCCGCCAGTCGGGAAACGACGGTTGGCTGGCTTGA